A part of Candidatus Binataceae bacterium genomic DNA contains:
- a CDS encoding pitrilysin family protein, protein MSRHKLNQVVAATLALSLLPLFSRPASALEIKRSVLNNGAVLLVSAQHNLPMVTMAIAFDAGSRRDPKGQEGLAHLAADCLTEGTRQLSADELNRQIDFLGSSLSVSASRDYATASVTSLKRYWPDTLKLMAQVLTQPALTDRDIERKRAEDVAALKAAEEDPGYTAQAAFVSALFGPTPYGHLSEGTAASVQKLTAEEVRNFYHTYYRPKGAVIAVVGDVDPAAVTADLNRELGALAGSAPPQAPFPAPPLPAGLVLKVIDRDVSQANVILGAPGIARSDPDYYRILVMNYIYGGGGFASHLVKQVRSKAGLVYSIGSDYAAGLYPGAFEVVLETKNASANEAIKLVLAQMRQMQEAPVASDELASAKKYLIGSFPLKLDTQSAIANFLIQVEVYHLGLDYADRYPKLIGAVTTQDVLKVARRYLHPNHLLIVAVANQHQAQVHVGSPQSGAGGGS, encoded by the coding sequence GTGAGCCGGCATAAGCTGAACCAAGTGGTAGCAGCAACGCTGGCGCTGAGCCTGTTGCCGCTGTTTTCACGACCCGCCAGCGCGCTGGAAATCAAGCGCTCGGTCCTCAACAACGGCGCCGTGCTGCTGGTTTCCGCCCAGCACAACCTGCCGATGGTCACGATGGCTATCGCGTTCGATGCCGGCTCGCGACGTGATCCCAAAGGGCAGGAAGGGTTGGCCCATCTGGCCGCCGACTGCCTGACCGAAGGAACGCGCCAGCTTTCGGCTGACGAACTCAACCGTCAAATCGATTTCCTGGGCAGCTCACTCTCGGTCTCCGCTAGCCGCGATTACGCCACCGCCAGCGTCACCTCGTTGAAACGCTACTGGCCTGACACCCTCAAGCTGATGGCGCAAGTGCTGACCCAACCAGCGCTCACCGACCGGGACATCGAACGTAAGCGGGCCGAAGACGTGGCGGCGCTCAAGGCGGCCGAGGAAGACCCCGGCTATACCGCGCAGGCGGCCTTCGTCAGCGCCCTGTTCGGCCCCACCCCTTACGGCCATCTCAGTGAGGGCACGGCCGCTTCGGTGCAAAAGCTAACCGCCGAGGAAGTGCGCAATTTCTACCATACCTATTACCGCCCCAAGGGAGCGGTCATCGCGGTCGTGGGCGACGTCGATCCCGCCGCCGTGACAGCCGATCTTAACCGTGAGCTGGGAGCGCTAGCGGGCAGCGCTCCGCCACAGGCGCCCTTTCCCGCCCCGCCACTGCCGGCAGGCCTGGTCCTGAAGGTAATCGATCGTGATGTGAGCCAAGCCAACGTTATTCTGGGCGCGCCCGGCATTGCCCGTTCCGATCCCGACTATTACCGCATCCTGGTGATGAACTACATTTATGGTGGGGGCGGATTCGCGTCACACCTGGTCAAGCAGGTACGGAGTAAGGCGGGATTGGTCTATTCGATCGGTAGCGATTACGCGGCGGGGCTGTATCCGGGCGCTTTCGAGGTGGTGCTGGAGACCAAGAACGCCAGCGCCAACGAAGCGATTAAACTGGTGCTGGCCCAGATGCGTCAGATGCAGGAAGCGCCGGTTGCGAGCGATGAGCTGGCTTCGGCCAAAAAATATTTGATCGGCAGTTTTCCGCTCAAGCTGGATACTCAAAGTGCGATTGCCAATTTTCTGATTCAAGTCGAGGTTTATCACCTCGGCTTGGATTACGCCGACCGCTATCCTAAGCTGATTGGAGCTGTGACGACCCAAGATGTGTTGAAGGTCGCGCGCAGGTATCTTCATCCCAACCATCTGCTGATTGTCGCGGTCGCCAACCAGCATCAGGCCCAAGTTCATGTCGGCAGCCCGCAAAGCGGCGCCGGTGGCGGCTCCTGA